TTCCACGGGCTACTCCCGTAATTACAACTACTTTATCCTTCATCATATCATCCTCCTAATTGCATTGTAGCTTATATTGATAAACAGATTCAATACTATCACAACAAATCACAAAACTGTTCAACATCGTTTCAAATAACAGGGGGTGACCTTCTTATTTTACCCTCTTATCATTAACTAAACATAAAGCTTTTTTTATCATGGGTCTTGATCTTAGGGTCACTTTGAGATATTCTTGTGAACCCAACCTCTAGGGTATTCGATACAACCAATACCCTAGACCTTTTTTTATAAACGAATCCTTTGCACTTGTAAGTAAAAAAGGGAATGAGCGAAGCGATTGCTTGGATCATTCCCTTTAAAGTGATACAGTGTTTTTTTGACACACTTTTAGTGTGTGGTATGAATTGATACTGACTTAATCGTTTTCAATAAGTCCCGTATAGAGTTGATAGTAGGTTCCACGTTTACCCATCAAGGATGTATGGTCACCACGTTCAATAATGCGACCATGGTCCATAACCATAATGGCATGAGAGTTTTTAATGGTACTGAGTCGGTGTGCAATTACAAAGGTTGTACGACCACTCATTAACTTATCCATGCCCTCTTGTACCAGTTTCTCAGTGCGTGAGTCGATGGATGAGGTTGCTTCATCAAGAATGAGTACGGGTGGGTTTGCTAATGCGGCCCGTGCAATTGAGAGCAATTGACGTTGCCCTTGGGAAAGGGATGATCCATCCCCACTGAGTAAGGTATCGTACCCAAACTCAAGATGTTTAATAAAGGTATGGGCATTCGCAAGTTTCGCAGCTGCCACCACTTCTTCATGGGTTGCTTCAGGACGCGCATACTTAATGTTCTCTTCAATGGTTCCTGTAAACAAGTGTGTATCTTGAAGGACAATCCCCAGTGAGGTTCTTAAGTCATCTTTTTTAATGAGCTTAATGTCAATGCCATCATAGGTAATGGATCCTTCTTCAATGTCATAGAAGCGGTTGATGAGGTTGGTGATGGTTGTTTTACCAGCCCCTGTTGCCCCAACAAAGGCAATTTTTTGACCCGGCTGTGCATAGAGATTTACGTCATGAAGGACTGGTTTTTCTTTGACATAGGAGAAGTTCACATCATGGAAGCGCACATCTCCTGTGAGTTTAACATAATCAATACTGCCATCAGGATGCACATGTTTCCATGCCCATATTCCCGTTTCTTCCACAACTTCTTGAAGTTCACCTTGTGTATCCAGGGATGCATTGACTAAAGTCACAATCCCATCATCGACTTCAGGCACTTGATCTAGAAGGTCAAAGATTCGTTTTGCACCAGCCATGGCCATAATCACAGCGTTGAGCTGTTGGGATATTTGGCTCAGTGGCATGTTGAAGGAGCGGTTTAAAGCGAGAAATGATGCCAATCCACCAATTGATAGGCTGGATCCACCACTTATCGCAAGTGCCCCTCCGACAAAGGAACTGATAACATAGGAGATGTTTCCTAGGTTTCCCACAATCGGCATTAAAATATTCGCAAAGTTGTTGGCTTTGTACGACGCATTTGCAAGTTCATCATTAATTTCTTTAAAGGCTTCAATTGCTTTTTCTTCATGATTGAAGACTTTCACAACCTTAGCCCCTTCCATCATTTCCTCAATATAGCCATTTTCTTTACCCAACTGACGTTGTTGGATTGAGAAGAAACGCCCCGATTGTGACATAATAAAGCGCATTACAAGTTGCATTACCAACACCATAAAGGCCGTAACCAGGGTTAATGGCACACTGATAAATAACATCGATGCACCAACGGATACAATGGTAATACTTGAAGAAATAAATTGTGGAATACTTTGCGAAATCACTTGACGCAAGGTATCGGTATCGTTTGTATAGATACTCATGATATCCCCATGTGAATGGGTGTCAAAGTATCGAATAGGCAAGGTTTCCATATGGGTAAACAGGTCGGTTCTTACCTTTTCCATCGTCCCTTGTGAAACGATGACCAATAATTTTTGGTAGGTAAAGTTTGAAATGATTCCAACACCATAAATCATTGCCATGGTAACCAGTGCACTGGCAAGAGGTCCATAGTTTGGATTTGAAACACCCATTAATGGATTAATATAAGAATCAATGAGGGTCTTCATAAAGAGTGAAGACATGACCGATGCAAGGGATGTAATCACGATGCAGATCAATATCACGATATAGTGTTTTTTATAAGACGATAAGACATATGACATTAAGCGTTTTAAGATATTCATATCAAGCTTTTCGCCATCACGTCCTACGTTACGTGGTCGTTGACTCATTCGTCTTCACCTCGTTTCTGTGTTTCATATACTTTTTGATACAATTCATTGGTTTGAAGTAAGGTATCATGATCACCAATACCGGTAATCATCCCTTCATCCAACACGATAATTCGATCCGCATCTTCAATCGATGAAATCCGTTGTGAGATGATAATCTTTGTGGTATGGGGAAGGCTTTCTCTAAAGGCAGCACGAATCATACTGTCTGTTTTTGTATCGACCGCACTGGTGCTGTCATCAAGAATTAATACTTTTGGATCTTTTAATAACGCACGTGCAATACACAACCGTTGTTTTTGTCCCCCTGAGAAGTTTGAACCCCCTTGTTCAACCCACGCATCGTATTGTTGTGGCTGTTGAATGATGAATTCATGCGCACAGGCAATGCGACACGCTTGTTCTACTTGTTCACGTGTTGCTTTTTCATTACCCCATCGCATATTCTCTAAGATGCTTCCAGAGAATAAGACATTTTTTTGAAGTACAACTGAAACGGCATCACGAAGTGCTTTCACATCATACGACCGTACATCAACACCGCCCACTTCAACACGCCCCTCACTCACATCATAAAGACGGGGAATCATATTGGTGAGCGTTGTTTTACTGGAACCCGTTGGCCCTAAAATCCCAATGGTTTCGCCAGCTTGAATTTCTACATTCACGTTTTTTAACACATACTTATCCTCACCCTTATAATATCCAAAGGATACATTCTTAAAGGATATGGAACCATCTTTGATGTCATACCGTGGATTTTCTGGATTTTTAATTGTTGGTTCTTCTTCTAAGATTTCCACAATCCGTTGTGCGGATGCAAAGGACATGCTTAACATCACAAAGATCATTGACAGCATCATTAAACTCATTAAGATGTTCATGGTATAAGTAAACATACTCATCAATTCACCGGTAGTTAGCGATCCCGCTACTACAAAATGTGCACCAAACCAACTTAAAGCAATCACACATGCATACATGGTGAGTTGCATTACTGGGTTATTGATCACAAGAATATTCTCAGCACGCATAAACATGCGTTTGAGGTTGGATGCAGCTTTCACAAATTTCTGTGACTCTGCTTCTTCTTTTACATAGGCTTTCACAACACGAATGTTTGTGATGTTTTCTTGAACACTTTCGTTTAAATCATCATACTTTTCAAAGGTTGCTTTAAACATTGGATACGATTTTAGTGTAATCACTGCTAGGATAGCACCTAAGAAGATCATCGCTACTAAAAAGATAAGTGCAAGTTCTGAGTTGATGTAAAAGGTCATAAACATTGCGACAATTAGAATCAGTGGTGCCCGCACACACATTCTCAAAATCATTTGATACGCATTTTGAACATTGGTTGCATCGGTCATCATTCGCGTAACAAGCCCTGATGTTGAATAGCGATCAATATTTGAAAATGAGAAATCTTGAATCTTCACAAACATTGCTTCTCTTAAATTCTTAACAAATCCAGCAGACGCATAGGCTGCTTTATTTCCACTTAATGCTCCAAATAGCAAAGACATAAACGCACACACTAGCATAATGGAACCATAACGAATCACAGCTCCCATGTCTTGTTTATTCACCCCTTGGTCAATAATGAAAGACATTAAGAACGGCAACATGAGCTCCATCAATACTTCTCCCACCATAAACAAAGGTGCTTGTATTGATGCTGCTTTGTATTCTTTTACTTCTTGTAAGAGTCTTTTTACCATCTTACCTTCACCTCAAATTCTCTCTAATTTGATCCAATACGTTAAAGAACACGTCTAAATCGTTGGGATCAACGTTTTTCCGTAACAACGCTTCAGTGCCTTGGATGTCTTTTTTCATCGCCGTTATAAACGACTTGGCTTTTTCTGTAAGCACGACTTCTTTTAACCGCGCATCAAAATCAACGCGTTTTCGCTCAATAATGCTATCTCTTTCCAAAACATTCAACATCTCTGTAGCGGTAGAACGCCTGACACTGAGTTCTTTTTCAATATCACGTTGAAATACAGGTCCTTTTTGTTTGGAAATAAAAAGCACAATCCGTGTTTGGGTGTGCGTGAGTGAAACTTCTGATGCTTCGCGTTGTGCTTCGATTCTTCGATTTAGTAATTGTTGAAACTCTCGGATTTCATAGCCAATTTTTCGATCCATAATCTCACCTCGATTGTTAGGGTACTAACAGATATTACACCACATTTCTTTAAAAGTCAACCTTTATTATGACTCTGATTAGCCATAAAGAACACCAATGGTAAAGAAAGGGTCAGCATTCACTGACCCTCATTGATATTAATCTTTTTTCACACCCGCTACCACGATAAATCCCAAGTCATTTTGGTATTCTTTAAACATCTTAAACATGGATTTAAATCGTGCACGGTTCTTTAGTTTTAATGCGTTTGAAATGATTTTAAGTGTGCCACCAAATCCTTCATCTTTAATCATACCTTTGGGATCCATTAAAGACATCGGACCCGTTTTACTTTGCACAATAAACCCACATGAGGTAAATAAACTTTCCCACTCTACACCTGTCAAAGGCTTCACATTCGCTAAGATATTTCGTGTCATATCTTTACGAATCTTTACTTGGTATGCTTTGTCATCGGTTCTAAAGAGGACATCATGGGTAAGAACTTTGCCACCAGGCTTAAGGACCCGATGATATTCTTTAAGCGCTTTAAGCTTATCCACATCACTGAGCATCGTGAGCATTGCTTCATTGATCACAATATCAAAACTGTTGTCTTCAAATGGCAGCGATCTGGCATCGGCAATTCTAAATTCAATGTGATCTTTTTTCGGATGATTTTTTGCGCGTTTTCTTGCACGGTTCAGTGCATCTTCACTTAAGTCACAAGCAACAATATCAATGGGATACTTATCAACCAGTTCAAAGGTCGTTGTCCCTTGATTACAGGCAACTTCGAGCACTTTAAGGGGCTTGTTTTGGTCCAGATGATCCAACAACCACTCTGTCCCTTCTTTACCACCAGGTCTTAAGCGACGTTTTCCAAGACTTGCCAAAAAGTTATGGCCCACCTCGGGTCGGGTCAACGACTTACTCATTGCGCAAACACTACCGTCAACAACATCTTAAAGCGTGTTGTGGCATACAGTGAATGCGGCACATTTGCAGGCATACAAATCGTTTCGCCTTTGTGCAGTGTGTAGGGTGTGTCATCAATCACAATCTCAACCATACCATCCAACACTTGTACCAAGGCATCCCCTGTTGATGTATGGGTTGATAGCCCTTCATGTTGGTCAAAGGCAAACAACGTCAAACTTACATTTTTATTTTGTGACAAGGTCTTACTGACAACTTGTCCTGTTGCATAATCTACTTGCTCATCCAGCTTCATAATTTGAGCAGATTCTAAATTCTTAATCATCGGTTCATACCCTCCTATACCAATGCACCTATTATACTTAAAACACACCATAAATGAATCATGGGTCAGTGAACTTAAGGTCATTTACTTGTGATTTAATTCGCTTTAATGCCTTAAAAAACCCTTCACTTAATCCACCTTAAACATCCCTTTTAATCAATCACACACGATACACCTTGATTGATAATCTTGCGAAGCTTTGGTTCTGTCTTAATCATAACGCATTGTGCTTTACTTTCATGCTTATTATATCATTGTCTTGTGTCAAACAATAATCAAGTACCTTTTAGGGATAAAAAATAAGCCCAACCTTTAAAGTCAGACTTACTTACTGGACACCCTCATAAATGTAATGTATAGGAAGCGAATGGTTTTTGCTTACGACACCATGGTTATTAAAAGGTTTATATTCACATATATCTAATAAAGGGACCATCGTATAAACCCACTTACCATGTTTTAAAAATCAAGTGTAATCTCTTTGATACCATCCTCTGCATCGATAATCCTATCACGTGGGGGAAAATGTGTCGCAAGGATTAGGGTGTCCAATTGCGATCGTGATAAGACTGCATTTATACATTACGACTCGAGGTTCATCGTCTTTTTAATCAAGACATGCGATCAATGACCTTATAGTGATACTACATCAAGGAGGTGAACCGTTTGTATGTATGCAAATGACTGAGGGGATAAGTGCCTCACATCCATATGCTATCAAAATTATGGATGGAGGGATGAGCCCAATGAACTGTGATAAAAACCCACGTTTTAAGGTTCATTGCGATTCATTTATAAAACTATTTTATATGAAGAACGCAATACTTTCCATACATATGAACAAAAGAAAAGAAGATCGACATCTTTTTTTGTTTATAGTTCGAGTTGTCCACCAATATTAAACACAATTTCTGCGAGTTGTTTTTCATCAATATCATCGGGATTATCCAGCCATTCTTGCAAGATGCCTAAGGCACCACTCAACATAAAGATTGAATAATAACGATTCAAATTTGATCCATGGGGTTGAGTGTTTATGATCTGATCAACACGGCTAAACACAATCCCCATCAGTTTCTCTTGAAAACTAATGTTTCCACCCTTTCTCATCAAGACTTTCATGTACTGAGAGTTTTCATTAAAGTATTCAAAGAAACTCTCAATAATCTTAAAGTCACGTTCACTTTTCGCACCACTGAGGGTCGTAAGTCGTGCTTGAAGCCAGGTGAGTGTATCATCTTCAATACTTTGAAGTAGGTCGTATTGATCTTTATAGTACTTATAGAAGGTTGACCGGTTGATATCTGCTTTTTCACACAACTCAGTAATGGATATTTTCCCAATGGATTTTTGTTGCATCAATTCAATCAAACTATCCTTTAAAGCGCTTTGTGTATACCGTACTTTTCGGCTCAGTTTCTGTTCCATAAACCCTCTTTCTTTTGTGTGTATCATATGTGAAAGGCTCACAAAAACAACACTTGATATAGAAATTGTTGATTTCAAAACAGTTAGTCCTAAACTGACTGTTGTAAAAACAACACACTGTTATTATTATATATAAGGTATAAAGTGTCAAATAAGAACGTAAGGAAAGGGTGTTGGTTCTATGTCATTTATTGAATTCAAAAACGTTAAAAAAGATTACCATGTCGGAGATGTCACCATCAGTGCTGTCGCTGATTGTTCATTCTCAGTGGATGAAGGTGAATTTGTTGTGGTGCTTGGACCCAGCGGAGCGGGGAAAACAACCGTACTCAACATCTTAGGGGGTATGGATTTACCCACGGCTGGTGAAGTCATCGTGGATGGAAATCACGTTCACAAACTCTCAAAGAAAAAACTCGTGGATTATCGACGGGATGATATCGGGTTTGTGTTTCAGTTTTATAACCTTGTTGGAAATCTCACCGCATTAGAAAATGTCGAACTTGCATGTCAAATTCGTAAAAACCCTCTAGAACCCATACAGGTCTTAGAACAAGTGGGTTTATCGCATCGTGTCAATAACTTCCCTTCACAACTATCGGGTGGGGAACAACAACGTGTTTCCATTGCCCGCGCCATCGCAAAAAATCCTAAGTTACTTTTGTGTGATGAGCCTACGGGTGCTCTTGATAGTAAAACGGGGCAACTGATCCTTGAACTTTTGATTCAAAACAGTCGCAAGCTCAACATGACCACCCTTTTAATTACCCATAACTCTGCAATTGCTGAAGTGGCAGACAAGGTCATCCGTGTGAAAAATGGATCTGTAGAATCTGTCATCCATAATAAGCATCCAAAGAAAGTCGATGAAGTCGAATGGTAAATAATGTATGTTAGTTAAAAATACATTGTCGAAAATAAAAAAATCACTGGGACGATACCTCTCAATCCTCACCATTGTTGTGGTGGGTGTTGCCTTTATGGCAGGGCTTCAAGCCAGCTCCGATAATATTGAAAAAACCGCAGAAACTTATGTCACAGACTACAACCTCATGGACATCAAGATTGTCAGTACCCTTGGGTTAACCGCAGATGATGTCACACAGCTTCAAAAACTGGATGGGATTCAATCTGTTACCCCCACATATTCTGTTGATGTCTTTAACAACGATCAAGTCATTCGCGTATTCGCTTTAGAAAACGATGTCAATCAAGTGCGTCTTATTGAAGGACGATTGCCTGAAAGCTTCAGTGAAGTAGTTGCGGATGCCAACACCTATCAAGTAGGAGATGTGATTACCATCACCAGTGATGTCCAAGACACACTCTCGCAAACCAGTTTCACGG
This DNA window, taken from Erysipelothrix larvae, encodes the following:
- a CDS encoding ABC transporter ATP-binding protein; its protein translation is MVKRLLQEVKEYKAASIQAPLFMVGEVLMELMLPFLMSFIIDQGVNKQDMGAVIRYGSIMLVCAFMSLLFGALSGNKAAYASAGFVKNLREAMFVKIQDFSFSNIDRYSTSGLVTRMMTDATNVQNAYQMILRMCVRAPLILIVAMFMTFYINSELALIFLVAMIFLGAILAVITLKSYPMFKATFEKYDDLNESVQENITNIRVVKAYVKEEAESQKFVKAASNLKRMFMRAENILVINNPVMQLTMYACVIALSWFGAHFVVAGSLTTGELMSMFTYTMNILMSLMMLSMIFVMLSMSFASAQRIVEILEEEPTIKNPENPRYDIKDGSISFKNVSFGYYKGEDKYVLKNVNVEIQAGETIGILGPTGSSKTTLTNMIPRLYDVSEGRVEVGGVDVRSYDVKALRDAVSVVLQKNVLFSGSILENMRWGNEKATREQVEQACRIACAHEFIIQQPQQYDAWVEQGGSNFSGGQKQRLCIARALLKDPKVLILDDSTSAVDTKTDSMIRAAFRESLPHTTKIIISQRISSIEDADRIIVLDEGMITGIGDHDTLLQTNELYQKVYETQKRGEDE
- a CDS encoding class I SAM-dependent methyltransferase; this encodes MASLGKRRLRPGGKEGTEWLLDHLDQNKPLKVLEVACNQGTTTFELVDKYPIDIVACDLSEDALNRARKRAKNHPKKDHIEFRIADARSLPFEDNSFDIVINEAMLTMLSDVDKLKALKEYHRVLKPGGKVLTHDVLFRTDDKAYQVKIRKDMTRNILANVKPLTGVEWESLFTSCGFIVQSKTGPMSLMDPKGMIKDEGFGGTLKIISNALKLKNRARFKSMFKMFKEYQNDLGFIVVAGVKKD
- a CDS encoding TetR/AcrR family transcriptional regulator; protein product: MEQKLSRKVRYTQSALKDSLIELMQQKSIGKISITELCEKADINRSTFYKYYKDQYDLLQSIEDDTLTWLQARLTTLSGAKSERDFKIIESFFEYFNENSQYMKVLMRKGGNISFQEKLMGIVFSRVDQIINTQPHGSNLNRYYSIFMLSGALGILQEWLDNPDDIDEKQLAEIVFNIGGQLEL
- a CDS encoding ABC transporter ATP-binding protein → MSQRPRNVGRDGEKLDMNILKRLMSYVLSSYKKHYIVILICIVITSLASVMSSLFMKTLIDSYINPLMGVSNPNYGPLASALVTMAMIYGVGIISNFTYQKLLVIVSQGTMEKVRTDLFTHMETLPIRYFDTHSHGDIMSIYTNDTDTLRQVISQSIPQFISSSITIVSVGASMLFISVPLTLVTAFMVLVMQLVMRFIMSQSGRFFSIQQRQLGKENGYIEEMMEGAKVVKVFNHEEKAIEAFKEINDELANASYKANNFANILMPIVGNLGNISYVISSFVGGALAISGGSSLSIGGLASFLALNRSFNMPLSQISQQLNAVIMAMAGAKRIFDLLDQVPEVDDGIVTLVNASLDTQGELQEVVEETGIWAWKHVHPDGSIDYVKLTGDVRFHDVNFSYVKEKPVLHDVNLYAQPGQKIAFVGATGAGKTTITNLINRFYDIEEGSITYDGIDIKLIKKDDLRTSLGIVLQDTHLFTGTIEENIKYARPEATHEEVVAAAKLANAHTFIKHLEFGYDTLLSGDGSSLSQGQRQLLSIARAALANPPVLILDEATSSIDSRTEKLVQEGMDKLMSGRTTFVIAHRLSTIKNSHAIMVMDHGRIIERGDHTSLMGKRGTYYQLYTGLIEND
- a CDS encoding MarR family winged helix-turn-helix transcriptional regulator; translated protein: MDRKIGYEIREFQQLLNRRIEAQREASEVSLTHTQTRIVLFISKQKGPVFQRDIEKELSVRRSTATEMLNVLERDSIIERKRVDFDARLKEVVLTEKAKSFITAMKKDIQGTEALLRKNVDPNDLDVFFNVLDQIRENLR
- a CDS encoding cupin domain-containing protein, translating into MIKNLESAQIMKLDEQVDYATGQVVSKTLSQNKNVSLTLFAFDQHEGLSTHTSTGDALVQVLDGMVEIVIDDTPYTLHKGETICMPANVPHSLYATTRFKMLLTVVFAQ
- a CDS encoding ABC transporter ATP-binding protein, with translation MSFIEFKNVKKDYHVGDVTISAVADCSFSVDEGEFVVVLGPSGAGKTTVLNILGGMDLPTAGEVIVDGNHVHKLSKKKLVDYRRDDIGFVFQFYNLVGNLTALENVELACQIRKNPLEPIQVLEQVGLSHRVNNFPSQLSGGEQQRVSIARAIAKNPKLLLCDEPTGALDSKTGQLILELLIQNSRKLNMTTLLITHNSAIAEVADKVIRVKNGSVESVIHNKHPKKVDEVEW